A single window of Egibacteraceae bacterium DNA harbors:
- a CDS encoding ABC transporter permease: MRAAFDIAVRDLRARLRDRSALITAFVAPLGLAVILSLALGSTGGVSVTIALADEDGDRIGQAITGALGADVFTVVEVADAASVRTAVRDDEAGAGIVVPAGTSESVTAGDPAALQVIGPTGGLAGDLAVAVARGVAAGFERGRQVVEIAVRSGEVDPAAAAALVPAALSADPVVALVDEPVAGSLPDAASYFGPAMAVFFVFFVVGAGPQGLLHQRKQGSLARLAAAPIPRASILVGTALSVFVLALGCIATLWLVMSVGFGATWGHPVGVVVLAVAITLAAAAITTLIATLARTEEQVNGWTSVIVFTLALLGGSFGSLPAGLEPLSLATPNGLALRGLVDLASGGGLEVVVVPLVGIAAFTVVALAVALPRADRLVTL, from the coding sequence ATGCGCGCGGCCTTCGACATCGCCGTGCGGGACCTCCGCGCCCGGCTGCGCGACCGCTCGGCGCTCATCACGGCGTTCGTCGCCCCGCTCGGCCTCGCGGTGATCCTGTCGCTCGCCCTCGGCTCGACCGGCGGCGTGTCCGTCACCATCGCCCTCGCCGACGAGGACGGGGACCGGATCGGCCAGGCGATCACCGGGGCGCTCGGCGCCGACGTCTTCACCGTCGTCGAGGTCGCCGATGCGGCGTCGGTACGCACCGCCGTCCGCGACGACGAGGCCGGCGCGGGGATCGTCGTGCCCGCCGGAACCTCCGAATCGGTCACCGCGGGAGACCCCGCCGCCCTGCAGGTCATCGGCCCCACGGGCGGGCTGGCCGGAGACCTCGCTGTCGCCGTCGCACGCGGCGTCGCCGCCGGGTTCGAACGTGGCCGCCAGGTCGTGGAGATCGCGGTGCGCTCCGGGGAGGTGGACCCGGCCGCCGCTGCCGCCCTGGTCCCGGCCGCGCTGTCCGCCGACCCGGTCGTCGCCCTCGTGGACGAGCCCGTGGCCGGCTCGCTGCCCGACGCGGCGAGCTACTTCGGCCCGGCGATGGCGGTGTTCTTCGTGTTCTTCGTCGTCGGGGCGGGTCCCCAGGGGCTGCTGCACCAGCGCAAGCAGGGCAGCCTCGCCCGCCTCGCCGCGGCCCCGATCCCACGCGCGTCGATCCTCGTCGGCACCGCGCTGTCGGTCTTCGTGCTCGCGCTGGGTTGCATCGCCACCCTGTGGCTCGTCATGAGCGTCGGCTTCGGCGCGACCTGGGGCCACCCGGTCGGGGTCGTCGTGCTCGCCGTGGCGATCACGCTGGCCGCCGCGGCGATCACGACGCTCATCGCGACCCTGGCGCGCACCGAGGAGCAGGTGAACGGGTGGACGTCGGTGATCGTGTTCACCCTCGCCCTGCTCGGCGGCTCGTTCGGTTCGCTGCCGGCGGGCCTGGAGCCGTTGTCGCTTGCGACCCCGAACGGGCTCGCCCTGCGCGGGTTGGTCGACCTGGCCTCGGGCGGGGGCCTGGAGGTCGTGGTGGTGCCCCTGGTCGGCATCGCGGCGTTCACCGTGGTTGCCCTGGCGGTCGCCCTGCCGCGCGCGGACCGGTTGGTGACGCTGTGA
- a CDS encoding ABC transporter ATP-binding protein: protein MAEPASAATEAVGEGLGEDPVLACDGLRKSFGDLTAVDGISFAIAHGEAYGLLGPNGAGKTTVISMLCGLLVPDGGTVTVAGHSVTADARHAKAAIGYVPQDVALFPDLTARENLAFFGRLYGLRGAPLRDRVESTLAVVGLTDRGGDRVETYSGGMKRRVNIAAGLLHEPQLVVLDEPTVGVDPQSRNAILESVAALSGAGTAILYTSHYMEEVERLCDRVGIIDSGRMVAEGTRRQLVSRLGQRDRVELVVDGDAAGVARACERLEGVHEAITTDQAVTLLVTNGRGLLADVMGAAAASGSTVTSVEVIEPDLEAVFLHLTGKALRD, encoded by the coding sequence ATGGCTGAGCCGGCGTCGGCGGCCACGGAGGCCGTCGGGGAGGGGCTGGGCGAGGATCCGGTGCTGGCCTGCGACGGCCTGCGCAAGTCCTTCGGCGATCTCACCGCCGTGGACGGGATCTCCTTCGCCATCGCCCACGGTGAGGCCTACGGGCTGCTCGGTCCGAACGGGGCCGGCAAGACGACCGTCATCTCGATGCTGTGCGGCCTGCTGGTGCCGGACGGCGGGACGGTCACCGTCGCCGGACACTCGGTGACCGCCGACGCCCGGCACGCCAAGGCCGCGATCGGCTACGTCCCCCAGGACGTCGCCCTGTTCCCGGACCTGACCGCCCGGGAGAACCTCGCCTTCTTCGGGCGTCTCTACGGGCTGCGGGGCGCGCCGCTGCGCGATCGCGTCGAGTCCACGCTCGCGGTCGTCGGGCTCACCGACCGCGGCGGCGACCGCGTCGAGACCTACTCGGGCGGGATGAAGCGGCGGGTGAACATCGCCGCGGGCCTGCTCCACGAACCGCAGCTGGTCGTGCTGGACGAGCCGACCGTCGGCGTGGACCCCCAGAGCCGCAACGCGATCCTCGAGTCCGTCGCCGCCCTGTCGGGCGCCGGCACCGCCATCCTCTACACCAGCCACTACATGGAGGAGGTCGAGCGCCTGTGCGACCGGGTCGGCATCATCGACTCCGGGCGCATGGTGGCCGAGGGGACCCGCCGCCAGCTGGTCTCCCGCCTCGGCCAGCGCGATCGCGTCGAGCTGGTCGTCGATGGTGACGCCGCGGGCGTCGCGCGGGCGTGCGAGCGCCTCGAGGGCGTCCACGAGGCGATCACCACCGACCAGGCCGTGACCCTGCTCGTGACGAACGGGCGCGGGCTGCTCGCCGACGTCATGGGTGCCGCCGCCGCGTCGGGGTCCACGGTCACCAGCGTCGAGGTGATCGAACCCGACCTCGAGGCGGTCTTCCTGCACCTCACCGGCAAGGCGCTGCGGGACTGA